The following proteins come from a genomic window of Geomonas sp. RF6:
- a CDS encoding metal ABC transporter solute-binding protein, Zn/Mn family translates to MKRTILVMILLILCIACTVGCTKKEAAAPASGAKKLTVITTLFPLYDFTRQIAGDRADVVMLLPPGIEPHSFEPKPNDIVRLNKADVIIYTNEYMEPWAAKLVGTLSHDPAIIDSSIGVNFLKGDGGAVDAHQHGAAPEHDGGVDPHIWLDFGNAQIMVDNIAKGLVAKDPANREYYQTHAAGLKEELRKLDDEYRSGLANCRKKIFLEGGHFAFGYLAARYHLTYKSAQALNPDAEPTPDKLAALVRLMKENRLHYVFTEELLSPATAEMIARETGAKVLTLNASHNISRDDLEKGVGFVPLMKKNLESLRLGLECQ, encoded by the coding sequence GTGAAACGCACTATTTTGGTCATGATCCTTTTGATCCTCTGTATCGCCTGTACCGTCGGCTGCACCAAAAAAGAGGCTGCGGCACCGGCTTCCGGGGCGAAAAAGCTCACTGTTATCACCACGCTCTTTCCCTTGTACGACTTCACCAGGCAGATTGCCGGAGACAGAGCGGACGTGGTCATGCTCCTTCCGCCGGGGATAGAGCCGCACAGCTTCGAGCCGAAGCCGAACGACATCGTGCGCCTCAACAAGGCGGACGTGATCATCTACACGAATGAGTACATGGAGCCGTGGGCGGCAAAGCTCGTCGGCACGCTGTCGCACGATCCTGCCATCATCGATTCGAGTATCGGGGTCAACTTCCTCAAGGGGGACGGTGGGGCGGTCGACGCGCATCAGCATGGCGCCGCGCCGGAGCACGATGGAGGGGTCGATCCCCATATCTGGCTCGACTTTGGTAACGCACAGATTATGGTGGACAACATCGCCAAAGGTCTGGTGGCGAAGGATCCGGCGAACCGGGAGTATTATCAGACGCACGCGGCGGGGCTGAAGGAAGAGCTCAGAAAACTCGATGACGAGTACAGGTCGGGGCTCGCCAACTGCCGCAAGAAGATTTTCCTGGAGGGGGGGCACTTCGCCTTCGGGTACCTCGCTGCTCGCTACCACCTCACCTACAAGTCCGCGCAGGCGCTGAATCCCGATGCGGAGCCCACCCCGGACAAGCTGGCGGCTCTCGTAAGGCTCATGAAGGAAAACCGCCTGCACTATGTCTTCACCGAAGAGCTCCTTTCACCTGCCACCGCTGAAATGATCGCACGCGAGACCGGTGCCAAGGTCCTGACCCTCAATGCCTCGCACAACATAAGCCGGGACGATCTGGAGAAGGGGGTGGGGTTTGTGCCTTTGATGAAGAAAAACCTGGAGAGCCTGCGGCTGGGACTGGAATGCCAGTAG
- a CDS encoding OmpH family outer membrane protein has product MNKRVALLLNLAIAALLAGSAYGAESTAPAASQKAPATSAPVFASLSSAKTATPAPSSSVKVGYVDLTRVATESETGKAAKAELIAKSDKARAKLQAKQSQLEKQKKAIEAKLPTMTPQQREAKGKEFQKKVEEYQKVLRATEQEMMGAEDKVKGTVLKGIKAAATEYGRNNGFTVVVAKEEILFLSDSVTTEDITDKVAKLLDQKGTAK; this is encoded by the coding sequence ATGAACAAAAGAGTTGCGCTGCTTCTGAACCTGGCTATCGCGGCACTACTGGCAGGATCCGCCTATGGAGCGGAATCAACAGCCCCGGCGGCATCACAGAAGGCTCCGGCGACATCGGCTCCGGTCTTTGCATCGCTTTCCTCCGCAAAGACTGCGACTCCCGCCCCATCTTCTTCAGTCAAAGTCGGCTATGTCGACCTGACCAGGGTGGCAACAGAGTCTGAGACCGGAAAGGCCGCAAAAGCCGAATTGATAGCGAAGTCCGACAAGGCCCGCGCCAAGCTGCAGGCAAAGCAGAGCCAGCTGGAAAAACAGAAGAAGGCGATCGAGGCGAAGCTCCCGACCATGACTCCGCAGCAGCGTGAGGCGAAAGGGAAGGAATTTCAGAAAAAGGTGGAAGAGTACCAGAAAGTTCTGAGGGCGACCGAGCAGGAAATGATGGGGGCCGAGGACAAGGTAAAGGGGACGGTGCTGAAGGGGATCAAGGCGGCCGCCACTGAATACGGCAGGAATAACGGCTTTACGGTCGTCGTCGCCAAGGAGGAAATCCTCTTTCTCAGCGACTCCGTAACGACCGAGGACATCACCGACAAGGTGGCAAAGCTCCTCGACCAGAAGGGCACAGCGAAGTAA
- a CDS encoding helix-turn-helix domain-containing protein has translation MKIGERLKRLRMVNSLTQEELASRADLTKGFISQIENDATSPSIATLKDIVDVFGISMQEFFSEDIDQDIVFGKDARVQATADSDGVKVELLVPGAQNRDMDPVLVTLDPGEEMDEQPFHEGEEFAYVLSGKVQLKLDDKVYTVTKDECFYFVSDKRHSVKNVGKGQAKLLWVVTPPTFYY, from the coding sequence GTGAAGATCGGTGAGAGGTTGAAGCGGCTCAGGATGGTCAACTCCCTGACTCAGGAAGAGCTGGCCAGTCGCGCAGACCTCACCAAAGGATTCATTTCCCAGATCGAGAACGATGCTACGTCCCCTTCCATAGCCACCCTGAAGGATATCGTCGACGTCTTCGGCATCAGCATGCAGGAGTTCTTCAGCGAGGACATCGATCAGGACATCGTCTTTGGAAAGGACGCGCGGGTTCAGGCGACTGCGGACAGCGACGGCGTAAAGGTCGAGCTTCTCGTACCCGGCGCCCAGAACCGCGACATGGATCCGGTGCTGGTGACGCTCGATCCCGGGGAAGAGATGGATGAGCAGCCCTTTCACGAGGGGGAGGAATTTGCGTACGTCCTTTCCGGAAAGGTGCAGTTAAAGCTCGACGACAAGGTATACACTGTAACGAAGGACGAGTGCTTCTATTTTGTCTCCGACAAGAGACATTCTGTGAAAAACGTCGGGAAGGGGCAGGCAAAGCTCCTCTGGGTGGTGACGCCCCCCACGTTCTACTATTAA